GCAGGCGGTGCTGCAAGAACGCTTGCTTATGAACTCGACAAACTTACTAATGTATATATCTATAATCGCACTATAACTAAAGCACAAGCTATCATAGATGAGTTAGGTCTAAAAAACACGCATGATGCTGACCTAAATAACCTGCAACCTACTGTTATAATTAATGCCACGACACTAGGACTTAATAACGAAATGAGTTTGCCTAATGGTGTAAAAACTGACAGACTTCAAACAGTATATGACACTATATATAATCCCGCTTGTACGCCAATAATGTCTTGGGCGAAAGAAAATGGGATAAAAGCAGTTAACGGACTTGCAATGCTGTTTTTTCAGGCGTTGGATGCCCAAAAAATATGGAATGGTGTGGAATTGTCAAAAGCACAAATCATTCAAACTCTTAAAAACATAGAGGCTAAGATATGAAAATCATTGTTATCAACGGACCTAATCTTAATATGCTGGGCAAAAGAGAACCGCAAATATATGGATACAAGACGCTAGATGACATCAATCAGGAAATAAAAGAAGCAGCGCCTGCTGATGTAATTTTGGAGTTTTTTCAATCCAACTATGAAGGTGCAATAATCGATAAAATACATAACACAGATGCCGACGCCATAATAATCAATGCGGGAGCATATTCGCATTATAGTTATGCTATTTATGATGCGTTAAAATGTGTAAATATTCCAAAATACGAAGTGCATATGTCGGATATATATAAAAGAGAAGAAGTATTTAGACATATTTCGGTCTTGACGCCGGCATGTGAAAAGATATTTTATGGCAAAGGCGTTAACAGCTATATAGAAGCAGTTTTAGCTGCTTATGAAAGAGGTCAGCAAAAATGCAAATAAAAGATATTATACAATATCTTAACATCATTGCTCCGCCCGAACAAAAAGAAGATTGGGACAATATCGGACTGATTGTGGGGAACTCGCAAGACGAAGTCACAATAGCATTGCTTTGTCTTGATG
This genomic window from Clostridia bacterium contains:
- a CDS encoding type II 3-dehydroquinate dehydratase; the protein is MKIIVINGPNLNMLGKREPQIYGYKTLDDINQEIKEAAPADVILEFFQSNYEGAIIDKIHNTDADAIIINAGAYSHYSYAIYDALKCVNIPKYEVHMSDIYKREEVFRHISVLTPACEKIFYGKGVNSYIEAVLAAYERGQQKCK